GAACGGACACCAACCCTCACGCACACGCCCCGATTTTCGCAAGTATGCGCGATTTCAACGCGGTTGCAGGAAAAACAGGCGCCGGATTCGCATTTCTTTGAACACTCAACGTCACCTCCGCCGTACTTCCGGGAAAGGCATGGGCCGGTGCGCAGCGAGGGATGACCATGGTGAAGGTGCAAGTCTCCACGGAAGAGTCGGTTGCCGGAAGATACCGGCTGTTGGAGGTCGTCCACCAGGAAGCGGGGCGCCCCGGCTGGCACGGCCAGGACGTCGAGATCGGGCAGCCCGTCGCGGTGACCCGGTCGCGGCTCCCGGACGACGGGCGGGAGGAGACGGCGCACCGCACCTCCGCACGGATCCTGCGCGAGTCCGAACTCCTCGGCGCCGTCTGCCCCGGCCGGGTCGCCACGGTCGTCGACGTCGTCCATGACAACGGTGTCCTGTGGACGGTCACGGAGCGGCCCGAAGGCACCCCCCTGGTCGAGCTGTTGCGGCACGGTCCCATGGATCCCGGCCGCGTGGCCCGCCTCGGGCTCGGCGTGCTCGACGTCCTGGAGGCCGCCCACCGTGAAGGAGTGACGCACGGCGATCTGAGCCCCGGTCAGGTGTACGTCCAGGAACGGGGCGGCGTCACGGTGAGCGGGTTCGGGCTGCTGGGTGCCACGTCCTCGCCCCGCGTCACCGCACCGTCGTACGCCTCCCCCGAGCAGGCGCGTGGTGAGGGCACCGGGCCAGCGTCGGACCTGTGGACCCTCGGGGCGCTTCTCTACGCCATGGTCGAGGGCCGTCCGCTCTTCCGGGACCGCGGGCGGCTGTCGGCCACGCTGCGCGCCGTGGACCGGCTTCCGCTGCGACCTCTGCTGAACGCCGGACCACTCGGGCCCGCCATTCAGGGGCTGCTGCGCAGGGATCCTCTGGAGCGGGTGCCGGAGCCGATCGTGCGTGCGGCCCTCACCCGCATCCTCCGCGACGAAGCCGACACGGGCACCCATGCCGACGGTTCGGCACCGACCGCCGCTGTGCCGCTCGTGCTGGACACCTACGCCGAGACGCGCCGTTCGGGACGGCAGGGCAGTGGGCGGACGATCAGTCGACCCGCGATAATAGGCGTGACCCTGGCCGTCACCGGCGCCTGCTTCGCCGCCGTCACCGCGGCGGGCGGACTGCTCGACCGCTCCTCCTCGGCGTCCGGCCCCGCTGCCTCGCCCTCCTCCCCCACCTCCAACAGCGCGACCCCCACCCCCAGCGGCGGGAGCGCGGCGCCCGCACCGGCATCACCGACACCTCACTCCCCTTCGCCATCGCCCTCGCCCTCGCCGACCAGCGCCGCCCCCAAACCCTCCGCCGGAACGGGCCTGCCGTCCGGCTTCCACCAGTACGACGCGCCCCAGGGTTTCTCCATCGCCCTCCCCGAAGGCTGGAAGCCCCTGCGGATCCACGGATCGTCCAGCCCCTCCTACCGCGTCACCTTCGGCGCGGCCGGCGACGCACGCACGCTGGCCGTCACCTACAGCGAACAGCTCGGCCCGGACCCCGTCGCCATCTGGCAGGCCCTGGAACCCTCGCTGCGCAGCGAGTCCACCGGCTACGAACGCATCGGCGACATCCGTGCCGTGGACTACCGCGGCCACAAGGGCGCCGACATGGAGTGGCTCTTCGAGTCCGACGGGGTCCAGGAGCGCACGTTCGGCCGCGGATTCCTCCTCGGCGACCACCGGGGCTACTCGCTGCGCTGGACCACTCCGGCCGATGTCTGGAACTCTTCCGCGAACCAGCAGGCGCTGGATGTCTTCCTCGGGTCCTTCCAAGGGAAGTAGCGGACGGTCTCGGCGGCTTCTGAATCCGGCCAGCGAATGGCCTCAGGTCCGGGCGTCGCAGCAGCCGTCCTGCCGCATCAGCCGCCCCACGTCGAGCCAGTCGTCGTGTGCCGCGGTCGCGCGCCGCGCCGACGGCTCGAACGCGGCCACCAACTCCTGTGTCTCGTAAGGGTGCCCGCCTCGCAGTACGGACACCGTCCGCACCAACGTGTCGAAGTCCTCGAACGGGTCGCCGTCGACGATCGTCAGGTCGGCGAGCCGACCCGGCTGTACGGTGCCGAGGTGCCGGTCCAGGCCGAACAGCCGGGCAGGGAGCACGGTCGCGGTGCGCAGCGCGGCGGCCGGTGACAGTCCGCCGCGGTGCAGGGCGCGCAGGCCCAGGTGCAGCGAGAGGCCGACCGGGACGAGCGGCTGGTCCGTGCCGAGGGCGACGATGCCGCCCTCGGCCAGCACGCGCCGGTAGATGTCGGTCTCCGTGCGCAGGGTGGCCAGTTGGGCCGGAGTGGGCGCCGCCCCGGCAGACTGTCGTACGGCGGCAGTGTCCCACGGCGGCATCACCACGGTGACGCGGGGGTCGTCGGCGAGTGCGGGGTCCGCGCCGAGCAGCGGTGCGGAGGTGAACGGTGTGGCGATGAGCGCGAAGTTCACGCCCCGCGCGCTGTAGATCTCCAGGACGTCGTCGTACGCGTGCCCCGACGCCGTCACGGCGTGTCCGAACTCGGCGCGCTGGGTGGCCTGCAGATGGGTCGTCAGGTCCTGGCCGACCTGGACGCCCGGGGACAGGAGGTGGCCGCCCGAGCGCACGCCGAGGCGCTCGTGTGCGAACCGTGCCGCCTCTTCCATCACCCAACTCGGCGCCCGCACATAGGTTTTCACGAAGTCCCAGTCGAGGGCGGCGCCGCGTTCGAGGGTGCGCCGCAGCCCCTCCTCGGTGCGATGGGCTCGCCCCATGCTGTACGCGACGCGGGAGCCGTCGAGCAGCTCGCCGGTCGTCAGCAGGCGTGGTCCCGCGAGTTGGCCGGTGGCCACCGCCTCCCGGATGCGGGCCTGTTCGTAGGCGAAGCCGCCCAGGGAGACTGCGGTGGTGATGCCGTAGGTGAGCTGGCCGACGGTCTGGCGCCCGCCGTAGGTGCTCTGCCACGGGTGGGTGTGCGTGTCCCACAGCCCCGGAACGACGGTCCGCTGCGAGGCGTCGACCTTCCGCAGCGCGCCGCGGCCGCCGGCGCGGTGCGGCTCGACGGCGGTGATCCGTCCGGCACGGACGACGATGTCGACGTCGTCGCGCACCGTTTCGCCGGTGCCGTCCCACAGTCGTCCGGCATGCACCACGGTGTCGACGGGGGCAGGCCTGCGCTGGTCCAGCGGCACGCGTACGGTGCGGGCGGCGCCGCCGTCGACGCCGATCAGCCGGAGCCGGCCGGCCGACAGGTACAGCAGTGTCTTCGCGTCCCCGGACCAGGTGGGGTGGTCGGCCGGTTCGCTGGTGAGGGTGCGCAGCGCGCCGCGCGGGGTGCCGTCGGGTGCGACGGGCAGCAGGCAGAGCGCGGATTCCACGACGACGGCCATCCAGCGTCCGTCGGGCGACCAGACGGGCCCGGAGTCGTAGCGGTCGGCGAGGCAGACATGGGGCGCGACGGCGTGCAGTCGGTCGGTTCCGGTCGTGGTGTCGACGATCCGGATGAGGTTGTAGCCCTCCCGGAAGCGGAGGTTGAGGCGCCCGCGGTCGCACAGGGCGAGGTAGCGGCCGTCGGGCGACCAGCTCGGCCGGCCGGGCAGTCCGCCTCCGCCGAGGGGTGTGACGAGGACGCGTTCCTCGCCGGTCGCCAGCTCGCGGACGACGAGCCGGCCGGTCATGTCCAGGCAGGCGAGCCGGGTGCCGTCGGGTGAGAGCGCCGGATGGACCCGGCCGCCCGTGGCGAGCGGGGTCTCCGCGCCCGTGGCGAGATCACGCCGGTACACGCCGAGCAGGCCGTCGCGGTCGTCGGCGTACAGCAGGGAGCGTCCGTCGCGCGCCCACACCGGTGCGAGCAGATAGCGGGTGACCGCGGACTGCCGCAGCCGCTCGGGCAGGCGTCCGCCCGAAGTTCCGGCGAGCCACAGCGAGTTGAGGGCGGCGAACACGATGTGCCGGCCGTCGGGGGACAGCGCGGGCAGATGGATGCCGCGCACCGGCCGCACCCGCTCCTCCCCGAGGTCGTACTCCTTGACCCGGTATCTGGGCCGGTCCACGGGCAGCGCCCCCTCGAAGGGGACCGTCTCCGTCTCCGCCGGCTCCTGCGGCCGTACGAGGGTGAAGTGGCCGTCCACGGTGAGCAGCAGCCGGCCGTCCGCGGTCCAGCGTGGGGGTACGGGGGCGATGTCTCCGGTGACCGGCACGGGTGTGCCGTCGACGACGAGTGTGCAGGCGCCGTTCGGGGCCGCCGTGGTGCGCAGATAGGCGAGGCGTCGGCCGTCCGGTGCCAGGGCCGGGGTCATGACCTGCGCCGTCTCGGTCTCGGTGTGCTCGACGACGACCGGCCCGGTGCCGTCGGCCGGGACGGCGGCGACGGTGCGGGCGTCCACGCCGAGCCCGAACGGTGTGGTGACGGCCTTGGCGCGCACGAAGAGGATCCGTCGCCCGTCCGGTGACCAGGTGGGGTCGAAATCCTCCCAGGGCCCGTCCTGGAGGGGGCCGTCCTGCCCGGACAGCCCGGTGACGCGGGTGAGTTCACCGCTTTCGAGGTCCAGGACGTGAATGCGGTACGGGCTGCCGGTCACCGGGTCGCCGCCGCGCTCGGAGGCGAAGGCGAGCCGGGTGCCGTCCGGTGACCAGGCCGGGCCGCGGTCGTCCCACGGGCCGTCGGTGCGCTGCTGTACGTCCGATCCGTCGGGGCGCATGGTCCACACGTGGAAGCCGCCGCCCTGGTAGGCGCAGAACGCGATGAGTTCACCGTGCGGGGCGTGCACGGGACGGTTGGGTTCGAGGCCGGCCGGGGTGAGGGGCACGGCCGTGCCTCCGGCGCGCGGCAGCGACCACAGGACGTTCTGGATCTCGGCGATCAGCCGGTCGCCGCCCGGTGAGAGTGTCGCCGCCCCGTTGGTGGCTTCGGTGAAGGTCAGGAAGAGCCCGGCGCGGGTCCGTGCCGCGGCCGGTGCGGTGCCGAGAGCGGCGGCGGCGCCCGTGGCGCCTGCGGCGGCGAGCAGTTGACGTCGGGAGAGGGACAGCGGGAGGGACGGAGCGGTGCTGCTGCGGTCACGGTCCATGACAGAGCACGCTTGCTCATCGCGAAGCCCGTGAGCAACACCCCTTTCACGCCAAACGGGTGGGACCTGCCTCGGTCCGGCCGGCGCCGGGTCGCCGACGGCCCGTCAGGCCCGGAGTTGCGGCGAACGGCGGTCGACTCTCCGTTGCGACAGCCAGAGCGCGACCTCTTCGGCGATGGGTTGCCCGGTCTCCAGTTCGACGAAGCCGAACTGCCCTCCCTGGTTGCCCTCCAGGAACCACCACACGCCGTCCTCGTCCTCCGCGAAGTCGAAGGCGGCGTACGCGAGTCCGGCCAGGGCCAGATAGTCGTGGACCGAGCGGGCGATGCGGTCGGGCACCACCGCGGTCTCCCAGAGGTGCCCCGTGTCACCGAAGCGACCGTCCACCTGCCCGGGTCCGGCGGCCTTGCGGGCCGCGAACATCCGTGGGCCGATGCATGTCAGCCGGATGTCCGCGCGCTTGGGGATGTACTGCTGGAGCAGCGCCGGGCCGGCCGCGACGCCGGAGAAGTCCGCGTCGGGGCCGATCAGAGTGGTCGGCAGGGCCACCGGAGGGTCACCGGGCGGTGGCCCCGAGGCCGACTTCACCACCACGTCCCGGTACTCCTCCACGAACTGCTGGGCCACCTTCGGAGAGGTGGTGAAGACGGTGGGCGGCATGGCGAAGCCGCTGCGCTGGGCGACCCTCAACTGCCAGGGCTTGTGGCGGGCTTGCTCTGCACGGCGGGGATGGTTCATCCACCGGGTCGAGGCGGAGTAGAGCATGCCGAACAGCGCCTGCCCGGTCTCGGCGGTCAGCCATGGCGAGGGCTCCGGCGCGTGGGCCGCCGGCTCGCCCGGCCGGCGCAGCCAGACGGACCGCAGGCCGCCCATGCTGAGCACATGGCCGTTGACCGACAGATAGCCGTCGAAGTCGCCGTGCGCGTAGTCGGCGGACAACACCGCCTTGCCGGGCAGGTCGGCCGGGTCCAGACGCACGACGGGCACGCCCCGCTCATGCAGTTTGGCCACCACCATGTCGGCGGTGACGTCCTGCTCCGCCGTGAGAATCAGTACGGTCATGCGCGCGCGGGGCCGTCAGTCGTCGAAGTGGGTCTGGGAGCCTGCGGTGGACGTCGTGGTCCCGGCGGCCATGAGCAGTGCGCGATCGCTGACGGCCGGGCGGCCGTCGGACAGCACGTTCAGTTGCAGCGAGACGTCGTAGTGGTACGGGACAGGTACGGCCGACTGCCCCTGAGGCAAGGCGTAGTTGAGGGTGAACGGTCGCACGAAGGAACCTCCCGTTGTCTCACGATGCTCTGCGCCCACCCGTATACGTGTCACGACCGTAAGCAATTCATCACTTTCTGACAGATCGGGGTGAAGGTCATCACATCGAGTCGTTTCAGGCTTGCTGGTTTCTGGTGTTCTTTCTTGTCTATCGGCTTTGTTCCGGCCAAAGCTTCGGCCAATGCTTGATTCTCCGTGACGTCAACGCCGCGTGTACCCAGGAGAGTTCCCGTCAGTCCGTGGCGCCGTGGTGACCGGTCATCAGATCGGCCAGGGCCTGCGCCGCGTCCGGGCCGAAGCACAGGTCGAGGCTGTCCGCGGAGTCGACGGCCGCGGACTCGCCGCGTGGGAAGAGCGCCGACTCGTACTCGGCGAGCGCCGCTTCGATGTCGTCCGGGTGCGCGGCGAGCGCGGTGGCGAGTTCGGCGCCGTCGAGCATGGCGAGGTTGGCGCCCTCCCCGGCGAACGGGGACATCAGGTGCGCGGCGTCGCCGAGCAGGGTCACCCCGGGGACACGTTCCCAGCGGTGTCCGACGGGCAGGGCGTGGATCGGCCGCGGGACGAGGGCGCCGTCTGCCTCGGAGACGAGCGCGCGCAGCCGCTTGTCCCAGTCGTCGAAGTGCTCCAGGAGACTCGTCCTGGCCGCGTCGGTGTCATCGATGGGGCCCGAAGTGGCCCAGCCCGCCGGCACCTTGAGGGCGGCGTAGATGTGCAGGGAACCATCGGTGTCGCGGTGGGCGAGCAAGCCCTTCTCGTCCGCGAGCGCGAACAGCATGCCACCCCCGACGACACCGGCTGCTTCGGGGTGCCGGGTGTCGGCGTCGAGCAGGTGCAGTTCGACCATGGACAGGCCGGAGTAGACCGGGACGGCGTCGGACACCAGCGGGCGCACCTTCGACCAGGCTCCGTCGGCACCGATCAGCAGGTCGGCGGTGAAGGTCTCTCCGTCGGCGAGCGTCACCTCGTGACGGCCGTCGCCGAGCGTGCGTACGCCCGTCATCCTGGCGCCCCAGCGGACGGTGCCCTCCGGCAGGGATCGCAGCAGGACGTCGCGCAGCGCGCCGCGCGAGACCTCGGGCCGCTCGCCGCCCCCGCCGTCGTGCTCCATCAGGACGGTGGCGTCCCTGTCGAGAATGCGGGTGGCCTCGCCGCCTGCGTGGACGATCGCGCGGAACTCCTCGAACAGGCCGGCCGCCCGCAGCGCGGCCTGCCCTGACTCCACGTGCATGTCGAGCATGCCGCCCTGGGCGCGGGCGGTGGGTGAGGCGTCGAGGTCGAACACGGCGGCCCGGATGCCGTTGACGTGCAGGACGCGGGCGAGGGTGAGGCCGCCGAGACCGGCGCCGATCACGGCTATGGGGTGGTGAGTCGTCATGGCGTGCACCTTTCGGATCAGAAGCTTTCTGGTGTGCGGGCCTCCGGGCCGGGCCGAGAGGCCGGCCCGGGAGACCTGCGCTAGCGGGATTCGGTGGTGCCGTCCTCGCGGGCTTCCGCCTCCGGCCTCGGGGTGTGTTGCACTCCGCTGATCAGGACGTGGAATCCCCAGGTCAGGCGGGCGTGGCCGGGTCCGGAGAGCAGCTCGGTGCCGAGCCCGGCGATGTGCGGGTGCGTGGCGGCGGAAGCGGTCCGCAAGGCCGTGGCGAGCTCGTTCCATTCGCGGCCGGCATCGGTTGGGTCCTTCTCCCCCACGGCGTGTTCGGCCGCGGTCGAGGTGGCGAACTGCAACAGCAGGTCGACCGCCCACGCCGCCCGCTCGGCGGGAACGCCACCCTCGTCCAGCAGGGACAGGAGCGCCTCGAGCAGGTCCAGATAGCGCCGACCCGACGGGCGGGCCACCAGGGCTGAGCGGGCGAGGCCGGGGTGCTCGAACAGCACGTTCGTGTAGGAGGTGAGCACGCGCACGAGCCGGTCGCGCCAGTCGCCGTCCGCCCGCGCCGGGGCGAGGTCGACGGCGCCGAGCAGCTGGTCCAGGACTGCCGCGTGCAGTTCGGCCGTGTTGCGCACATAGACATAGAGCGAGGCCGGGCCTGTGTCGAGCTCCTGCGCCAGGCGGCGCATGGTGACCCGCTGGAGACCTTCGGCCCGCATGAGCGCGACGGCGGTCTCGATGATTCCCTCCCTGGTCAGGGCGGGTTTGGCCGGTCGTTCACGGCGGCTCGGGCGGGGGCTGGAGTGTGCTGTCACCTTTCCAAGGTAACGAACATGTTCGTGGCGAACAAGTTCCTAACGAACATGTTCGTAATCGGTCGAGAGCGCCTGCAGGCTCACCTCGGTTCGATTCGCCCTTGCCCTGGGAAGCGCCCTCATCGGCGCCACCCGCTGCTACCAGCGGCCTTCCACCTGCTCCTTGATCCGCCGGTCGTAGAGGTCCTGGATCGCGTCCAGGGCCTTCTGCGACAGCTCCGGCAGCTGTGCGGCCGCCGCGTTCGCGCGCGCCTGCTCGGGCGACCTGGCGCCCGGGATCACGGTGGTCACGCCGGGTTGCTCGACGATCCAGCGCAGCGCCAGCTGGGCCGGGGTCCATCCGTCCTCGGCGAGGGCGGAGAACTCGGCCGCCGCCTCCACACCGGTCGCGAAGTCGACGCCGGAGAAGGTCTCCCCCTGGTCGAACGCCTCGCCGTGGCGGTTGTACGTCCGGTGGTCGTTCTCCGCGAAGACCGTGTCCTTCGTGTACTTGCCGGAGAGCAGACCGGAGGCCAGCGGCACACGGGCGATGACGGCGACGCCCGCTTCCCTGGCCGCGGGGAGGACCTGCCGCAGGGGCTTCATGCGGAACGGGTTGAGGATGATCTGCACGCTCGCCACGTTCGGGCGGGCGATGGCCGTCAGCGCCTCGTCGCACGTCTCCACGCTCACGCCGTACGCCGCGATCCGCTCCTCCGCGACCAGGGTGTCGAGGGCGTCGAAGACCTCGTCCGAGGAGTACACGGGGGTGGGCGGGCAGTGCAGTTGCACCAGGTCGATGCGGTCGATGCCGAGGTTGCGGCGTGAACGGTCGTTCCAGGCACGGAAGTTGTCGAGAACGTAGTTCTGCGGGATCTGCTCGACGCGGCGGCCCATCTTCGTCGCCACCATCACGTGCAGGTCCGGCCGACCGCTCAGGAAGGAGGCGATCGTCTGTTCGCTGCGTCCGTCGCCGTACACGTCGGCCGTGTCGAAGAACGTCACCCCCGACTCGGCCGCCGCCTCCAGTACCGCCTTGGCGTCCTGATCGCTGACGTCGCCCCAGTCGGCCCCGAGTTGCCATGTACCGAGACCGATCACCGACGCCTGCTGACCTGACCTGCCGAATCCGCGCTCATCCATGCCGTCAGTCTTGCATCCGCCGGCCCGGCGCCTGGCATCGTGTCGCCCGTGCGTCGCCATGCCTGGGGCACAGGTACCCCACAGCATGTTCACTCGGACGGGTGAATCGTTTTGACGGACTGTCCATGCATGTCAAGCGGCCACCTAGCGTGAACGGATGATCCACGATTCAAGCAATGCCGATGCGAGCAATGACGGTTCAGGCAACGACAGTTCACGCGATCACGATTCCGCCAGTGAAGGACGCACCCACTGGTCGCGCCGAGCGTTCTTGCTGACCGCGGCCTCGCTCGCCGCCGGGACGCAGCTCGTGCCGGTGGACCGCGCCGCCGCAGCGGCGGCGCTTCCCGGATTCCCGGAGGACGTGGACATCTACCGGTCCGCGTACCGCAACTGGGTGGGTGACATCACCGCCGACGGGCTGTGGGCCTGTGCGCCCGCCGACGCCGACCAGGTGGTCGCCGTCGTCAACTGGGCCTGGAAGCAGGGTTGGACGGTGCGCGCCAGGGGCAGCTCGCACGGCTGGTCGCCCCTGACCATCCCGCAGGGGACGGCGTCCGGCGCCCCGGTGCTGCTGGTCGACACCGCCGCCCATCTCACCGACGTGTCCCTGGAGTCCGCCGATCCGGCCGCGGCGGCCGTCCGCGCAGGCGCCGGCATCACGCTCGAAGCGCTGCTCGGCCACCTGGAGGACCACGGGCTCGGTCTCACCGCGGCGCCCGCCCCCGGCGACCTCACCCTCGGCGGCGCCCTGGCCATCGACGCACACGGCACCGCGGTCCCGGCCGATGGCGAGAGCAGACTGCCCGGGCACACATACGGCTCGCTCAGCAACCTCGTCCTGTCGATCACAGCCGTGGTGTGGGACGACGACAGCGGAGCCTACGGCCTGCACACATACGGCCGCGACGACGCGGACGGCGCGGCGCTCCTCACGCATCTGGGCCGCGCCCTGGTCACCGAAGTCGTGCTGCGCGTGGGCGCGAACACCAACCTGCGCTGCGTCAGCCGTACCGACATCCCCGCCGCCGAGCTCTTCGCGGCCCCCGGCGGTGACAGCGACGCGCGGACCTTCGCGAGCTTCCTGGACGAGGCCGGGCGCGCCGAGGCGATCTGGTTCGCCTTCACCGAGTTCCCCTGGCTCAAGGTCTGGAGTGTCGCCCCGAGCCGCCCGTTGACCTCGCGCCGCGTGACATCGCCGTACAACTATCCCTTCTCCGACAACATCCCGACCCTCGTGGCGGACCTGGCCGGGCGCATGGTGTCCGACGCCGCCTGGTATC
Above is a genomic segment from Streptomyces sp. R21 containing:
- the tgmA gene encoding putative ATP-grasp-modified RiPP, which codes for MRPFTLNYALPQGQSAVPVPYHYDVSLQLNVLSDGRPAVSDRALLMAAGTTTSTAGSQTHFDD
- a CDS encoding amidohydrolase family protein, with the protein product MDRDRSSTAPSLPLSLSRRQLLAAAGATGAAAALGTAPAAARTRAGLFLTFTEATNGAATLSPGGDRLIAEIQNVLWSLPRAGGTAVPLTPAGLEPNRPVHAPHGELIAFCAYQGGGFHVWTMRPDGSDVQQRTDGPWDDRGPAWSPDGTRLAFASERGGDPVTGSPYRIHVLDLESGELTRVTGLSGQDGPLQDGPWEDFDPTWSPDGRRILFVRAKAVTTPFGLGVDARTVAAVPADGTGPVVVEHTETETAQVMTPALAPDGRRLAYLRTTAAPNGACTLVVDGTPVPVTGDIAPVPPRWTADGRLLLTVDGHFTLVRPQEPAETETVPFEGALPVDRPRYRVKEYDLGEERVRPVRGIHLPALSPDGRHIVFAALNSLWLAGTSGGRLPERLRQSAVTRYLLAPVWARDGRSLLYADDRDGLLGVYRRDLATGAETPLATGGRVHPALSPDGTRLACLDMTGRLVVRELATGEERVLVTPLGGGGLPGRPSWSPDGRYLALCDRGRLNLRFREGYNLIRIVDTTTGTDRLHAVAPHVCLADRYDSGPVWSPDGRWMAVVVESALCLLPVAPDGTPRGALRTLTSEPADHPTWSGDAKTLLYLSAGRLRLIGVDGGAARTVRVPLDQRRPAPVDTVVHAGRLWDGTGETVRDDVDIVVRAGRITAVEPHRAGGRGALRKVDASQRTVVPGLWDTHTHPWQSTYGGRQTVGQLTYGITTAVSLGGFAYEQARIREAVATGQLAGPRLLTTGELLDGSRVAYSMGRAHRTEEGLRRTLERGAALDWDFVKTYVRAPSWVMEEAARFAHERLGVRSGGHLLSPGVQVGQDLTTHLQATQRAEFGHAVTASGHAYDDVLEIYSARGVNFALIATPFTSAPLLGADPALADDPRVTVVMPPWDTAAVRQSAGAAPTPAQLATLRTETDIYRRVLAEGGIVALGTDQPLVPVGLSLHLGLRALHRGGLSPAAALRTATVLPARLFGLDRHLGTVQPGRLADLTIVDGDPFEDFDTLVRTVSVLRGGHPYETQELVAAFEPSARRATAAHDDWLDVGRLMRQDGCCDART
- a CDS encoding cholesterol oxidase substrate-binding domain-containing protein, coding for MLTAASLAAGTQLVPVDRAAAAAALPGFPEDVDIYRSAYRNWVGDITADGLWACAPADADQVVAVVNWAWKQGWTVRARGSSHGWSPLTIPQGTASGAPVLLVDTAAHLTDVSLESADPAAAAVRAGAGITLEALLGHLEDHGLGLTAAPAPGDLTLGGALAIDAHGTAVPADGESRLPGHTYGSLSNLVLSITAVVWDDDSGAYGLHTYGRDDADGAALLTHLGRALVTEVVLRVGANTNLRCVSRTDIPAAELFAAPGGDSDARTFASFLDEAGRAEAIWFAFTEFPWLKVWSVAPSRPLTSRRVTSPYNYPFSDNIPTLVADLAGRMVSDAAWYLAPVLGNAQLDAAVLGLTTTLSADIWGPSKNTLLYIRPTTLRVTANGYAVLTSRSEVQRVVAEFTAFFRERLAAYALTGRYPVNGQVEIRTTGLDDPSDVASAGTRAPLLSALRPRADHPEWDTAVWLDVLTLPGTPHAEEFYRELEQFLLTTYDGGHALARVEWSKGWAYTEEDAWSDPEVLGTAVPASFDDGAGPDWAAAAAALDRLDPHRVYDNAFLKRLFP
- a CDS encoding aldo/keto reductase, which produces MDERGFGRSGQQASVIGLGTWQLGADWGDVSDQDAKAVLEAAAESGVTFFDTADVYGDGRSEQTIASFLSGRPDLHVMVATKMGRRVEQIPQNYVLDNFRAWNDRSRRNLGIDRIDLVQLHCPPTPVYSSDEVFDALDTLVAEERIAAYGVSVETCDEALTAIARPNVASVQIILNPFRMKPLRQVLPAAREAGVAVIARVPLASGLLSGKYTKDTVFAENDHRTYNRHGEAFDQGETFSGVDFATGVEAAAEFSALAEDGWTPAQLALRWIVEQPGVTTVIPGARSPEQARANAAAAQLPELSQKALDAIQDLYDRRIKEQVEGRW
- a CDS encoding TetR/AcrR family transcriptional regulator, which translates into the protein MTAHSSPRPSRRERPAKPALTREGIIETAVALMRAEGLQRVTMRRLAQELDTGPASLYVYVRNTAELHAAVLDQLLGAVDLAPARADGDWRDRLVRVLTSYTNVLFEHPGLARSALVARPSGRRYLDLLEALLSLLDEGGVPAERAAWAVDLLLQFATSTAAEHAVGEKDPTDAGREWNELATALRTASAATHPHIAGLGTELLSGPGHARLTWGFHVLISGVQHTPRPEAEAREDGTTESR
- the tgmB gene encoding ATP-grasp ribosomal peptide maturase codes for the protein MTVLILTAEQDVTADMVVAKLHERGVPVVRLDPADLPGKAVLSADYAHGDFDGYLSVNGHVLSMGGLRSVWLRRPGEPAAHAPEPSPWLTAETGQALFGMLYSASTRWMNHPRRAEQARHKPWQLRVAQRSGFAMPPTVFTTSPKVAQQFVEEYRDVVVKSASGPPPGDPPVALPTTLIGPDADFSGVAAGPALLQQYIPKRADIRLTCIGPRMFAARKAAGPGQVDGRFGDTGHLWETAVVPDRIARSVHDYLALAGLAYAAFDFAEDEDGVWWFLEGNQGGQFGFVELETGQPIAEEVALWLSQRRVDRRSPQLRA
- a CDS encoding FAD-dependent oxidoreductase — its product is MTTHHPIAVIGAGLGGLTLARVLHVNGIRAAVFDLDASPTARAQGGMLDMHVESGQAALRAAGLFEEFRAIVHAGGEATRILDRDATVLMEHDGGGGERPEVSRGALRDVLLRSLPEGTVRWGARMTGVRTLGDGRHEVTLADGETFTADLLIGADGAWSKVRPLVSDAVPVYSGLSMVELHLLDADTRHPEAAGVVGGGMLFALADEKGLLAHRDTDGSLHIYAALKVPAGWATSGPIDDTDAARTSLLEHFDDWDKRLRALVSEADGALVPRPIHALPVGHRWERVPGVTLLGDAAHLMSPFAGEGANLAMLDGAELATALAAHPDDIEAALAEYESALFPRGESAAVDSADSLDLCFGPDAAQALADLMTGHHGATD
- a CDS encoding serine/threonine-protein kinase; translated protein: MVKVQVSTEESVAGRYRLLEVVHQEAGRPGWHGQDVEIGQPVAVTRSRLPDDGREETAHRTSARILRESELLGAVCPGRVATVVDVVHDNGVLWTVTERPEGTPLVELLRHGPMDPGRVARLGLGVLDVLEAAHREGVTHGDLSPGQVYVQERGGVTVSGFGLLGATSSPRVTAPSYASPEQARGEGTGPASDLWTLGALLYAMVEGRPLFRDRGRLSATLRAVDRLPLRPLLNAGPLGPAIQGLLRRDPLERVPEPIVRAALTRILRDEADTGTHADGSAPTAAVPLVLDTYAETRRSGRQGSGRTISRPAIIGVTLAVTGACFAAVTAAGGLLDRSSSASGPAASPSSPTSNSATPTPSGGSAAPAPASPTPHSPSPSPSPSPTSAAPKPSAGTGLPSGFHQYDAPQGFSIALPEGWKPLRIHGSSSPSYRVTFGAAGDARTLAVTYSEQLGPDPVAIWQALEPSLRSESTGYERIGDIRAVDYRGHKGADMEWLFESDGVQERTFGRGFLLGDHRGYSLRWTTPADVWNSSANQQALDVFLGSFQGK